In Meleagris gallopavo isolate NT-WF06-2002-E0010 breed Aviagen turkey brand Nicholas breeding stock chromosome 3, Turkey_5.1, whole genome shotgun sequence, one DNA window encodes the following:
- the LOC100546398 gene encoding DNA repair-scaffolding protein-like isoform X3 — protein MPSRKRKRFWNAECTSFPDETTLQLKKSSLRTSVAAASISSAWLRCGDGFQSTSMLESLRSAGNKSKTKKHLGPLLTTAESPVGSAAESSKEVEDIIWTSSGSDFSDDENKTSISRLHNKKSLTCKAEKSQGRCFLLEDRSDEDESEFIDWEKDSDSTDECDESEKDDSSLEISDTDSCTNLNSLPVQEENDELCKESCSQEFRDIFPDCQTSKPPVPHT, from the exons cgGAAGCGGTTTTGGAATGCAGAGTGCACGTCCTTCCCAGATGAGACAACCCTACAGCTGAAAAAATCAAGTCTCAGGACATCAGTGGCTGCTGCTTCAATTTCCAGTGCGTGGCTTAGGTGTGGGGATGGCTTTCAGAGTACTTCTATGCTGGAG TCATTGAGATCTGCTGGTAATAAATCTAAGACTAAGAAGCACCTTGGACCACTTCTAACAACTGCGGAAAGCCCAGTTG GATCTGCTGCTGAAAGCTCTAAGGAGGTTGAAGACATAATTTGGACCTCTAGTGGCAGTGATTTTTCagatgatgaaaacaaaacatcgATTTCAAGGTtacacaacaaaaaaagtctcACTTGCAAAGCAGAGAAGTCACAGGGCAGATGTTTTTTGTTAGAGGACAGAAGTGATGAAG ATGAATCAGAGTTTATTGACTGGGAGAAGGATAGTGATTCTACAGATGAATGTGATGAATCTGAGAAAGATGACAGCTCACTGGAGATATCAGACACTGACTCCTGCACAAATCTTAATTCTCTACCTGTCCAAGAGGAGAATGATGAGCTTTGTAAG GAATCCTGTTCACAAGAATTTCGGGATATCTTCCCTGACTGCCAAACTTCAAAACCACCAGTGCCCCACACCTAG
- the LOC100546398 gene encoding DNA repair-scaffolding protein-like isoform X5, with amino-acid sequence MPSRKRKRFWNAECTSFPDETTLQLKKSSLRTSVAAASISSAWLRCGDGFQSTSMLESLRSAGNKSKTKKHLGPLLTTAESPVGSAAESSKEVEDIIWTSSGSDFSDDENKTSISRLHNKKSLTCKAEKSQGRCFLLEDRSDEDESEFIDWEKDSDSTDECDESEKDDSSLEISDTDSCTNLNSLPVQEENDELCKV; translated from the exons cgGAAGCGGTTTTGGAATGCAGAGTGCACGTCCTTCCCAGATGAGACAACCCTACAGCTGAAAAAATCAAGTCTCAGGACATCAGTGGCTGCTGCTTCAATTTCCAGTGCGTGGCTTAGGTGTGGGGATGGCTTTCAGAGTACTTCTATGCTGGAG TCATTGAGATCTGCTGGTAATAAATCTAAGACTAAGAAGCACCTTGGACCACTTCTAACAACTGCGGAAAGCCCAGTTG GATCTGCTGCTGAAAGCTCTAAGGAGGTTGAAGACATAATTTGGACCTCTAGTGGCAGTGATTTTTCagatgatgaaaacaaaacatcgATTTCAAGGTtacacaacaaaaaaagtctcACTTGCAAAGCAGAGAAGTCACAGGGCAGATGTTTTTTGTTAGAGGACAGAAGTGATGAAG ATGAATCAGAGTTTATTGACTGGGAGAAGGATAGTGATTCTACAGATGAATGTGATGAATCTGAGAAAGATGACAGCTCACTGGAGATATCAGACACTGACTCCTGCACAAATCTTAATTCTCTACCTGTCCAAGAGGAGAATGATGAGCTTTGTAAG GTATGA
- the LOC100546398 gene encoding DNA repair-scaffolding protein-like isoform X4 has translation MPSRKRKRFWNAECTSFPDETTLQLKKSSLRTSVAAASISSAWLRCGDGFQSTSMLESLRSAGNKSKTKKHLGPLLTTAESPVGSAAESSKEVEDIIWTSSGSDFSDDENKTSISRLHNKKSLTCKAEKSQGRCFLLEDRSDEDESEFIDWEKDSDSTDECDESEKDDSSLEISDTDSCTNLNSLPVQEENDELCKCGG, from the exons cgGAAGCGGTTTTGGAATGCAGAGTGCACGTCCTTCCCAGATGAGACAACCCTACAGCTGAAAAAATCAAGTCTCAGGACATCAGTGGCTGCTGCTTCAATTTCCAGTGCGTGGCTTAGGTGTGGGGATGGCTTTCAGAGTACTTCTATGCTGGAG TCATTGAGATCTGCTGGTAATAAATCTAAGACTAAGAAGCACCTTGGACCACTTCTAACAACTGCGGAAAGCCCAGTTG GATCTGCTGCTGAAAGCTCTAAGGAGGTTGAAGACATAATTTGGACCTCTAGTGGCAGTGATTTTTCagatgatgaaaacaaaacatcgATTTCAAGGTtacacaacaaaaaaagtctcACTTGCAAAGCAGAGAAGTCACAGGGCAGATGTTTTTTGTTAGAGGACAGAAGTGATGAAG ATGAATCAGAGTTTATTGACTGGGAGAAGGATAGTGATTCTACAGATGAATGTGATGAATCTGAGAAAGATGACAGCTCACTGGAGATATCAGACACTGACTCCTGCACAAATCTTAATTCTCTACCTGTCCAAGAGGAGAATGATGAGCTTTGTAAG